The following is a genomic window from Verrucomicrobiia bacterium.
CGGCGAGCCTTACGAACGCGTCATGGCCTACTACTACCGCGGGATTCTTTATTGGCGCGCCGGCGAGCTGGACAACGCGCGCGCCTGCTTCCGCAGCGCGGAGTTCGAGGACAGCGACGCCCAAAGCGGCGAATACAAGTGCGACTACACGCTGCTCGATTACCTGGATGGCTTCGCGACAACCAAGCTGGGTGGCGACGGCTCGGACGCATTTCAACGGGCGGAGAAGAATTCGCGCGGCGCGAAGCCGCCGCCCTACGATGCGAAAGTGAACACGCTGGTCTTTCTCGACTTCGGCCCTGGCCCAACGAAATACGCCACCGGCGAATACGCCCAGGAACTGCGCTTCCGCACGCCGGTGTCACCGTTGCAGGCCGCGCAACTCCAGCTCGACGGCCAGATCGTGAACGTCAAGCCGGCGGATGATTTGAACTTCCAGGCCACCACCCGCGGCGGGCGCGTAATGGACCACGTGCTCGCGAACAAGGCCGTGTTCAAGTCCACCACGGACACCATTGGCGACGCGGCGATTGTGAGCGGCGCCGTGCTCGCCGCCGGCGGACACCGGCAAAACAACGCGGCTGACGAAGTGGGCGCGGGGCTGCTCATCGCGGGGCTGCTCAGCAAGGTGGTTTCCGCGGCGACCACACCCGAGGCCGACACACGGATGTGGGACGGGCTTCCGCAGTTTCTCGCGCTGGGGCAGTTCCGTCTGACGCCGGGCCAGCATACCTTGGACGTAAGCTTTCTGGACGCCGCGGGCGTTGCGCAGCCGAAGTTCAACAAGCAAATCACTTTCACCGTGCCGGAAGGCCGGGATGCGGTAGTTTACGTCAGCGATCAATCCACAACGCCACAAACACAATGAACTCGAAAATCGTCCTGCTCGCCGCCGGCGCGGCCCTGGCCGTCACGGCCTGCCAAAGCACCTATGACAAGGGGCCGTATCTGCCCCAGAACTCGCAGACCCCGGCCTACGAAAACACCGAGCGCGTCGTGCTGCTGGACCCCGGTGTGCAACATTCGATCACTTGCACCGGCCTGCAGGAAGGCACGACGTCCGACGGCCGGCTGGAAGTCACTGCCCAGTTGCGCAACCGCGAAAACCGGCGCATCGAAGTCCAGGTGAACTGCGTGTTCAAGGACGCCAACGGTTATACGACCGGCGACGAAACACCCTTCCAGACGCTCCTCCTGACGGAGAATGCGACGGAGCAGGTGAAATTCACCGCCATGAACACGCAGGCCAGGAAATATACTGTCCGGGTGCGACAGGCGCGTTGAGCCGGCGACGCGCCGTTACTGTAACACGATAAGTTTCGGCCGGGCCAGCGAGAGGTCGCCGTGCTGGTTGTTCTCGAACCTGGCGCTGGTGATGACGTTGTTCCGGCAGGAGGCGTCGTTGACACGGAAGGCCGCGCCGCCGCAGTTCGTCGCCTGCAGGTTGGTGAACGAGTTGTTGACGCACGCGGTCCACTGGGCGGTTTCCGTCTGGGCCATGAACACGCCGTGGTTGCGGCTCTTGTGGATGGCCACATTAAAAAACCGGTTGCCGCGGCTGTCGCGCATGAAGATGCCGAGGTCATTGTCATTCAGCACGGCGTTGCTGACGGTGTTGCCGCTGAAATTCCAGTCGAGGGAAATGCCGGCGCACGGATTGTCGTGCAGGTTCAGATCGACAAACTCGCTGGCGGTCGTTGCATAACAGGCGAGGCCGTCATACTGGTTGTCGAACGATTCCAATCCCCGCACGACGAGTCCTTGAACGCCCAGCGTGGTGACCAGTCCGCCGGAACGACAGCGCGCGGTCACCACGTTTTCAATCACCGAGTCGCGAACTCGCTGCACGGTGATGCCGTTGTTGCGAATCTCCGAGCCTTCCCCGTGCTCCCGCCAGAGCTCGCGCTGCTGCGCGTGGCGGTTGCCATCAATGAACAGCGATTCAACGGCGACATGGGTGACATCGTGGCCGGGATGGTTGACGGGCTCACCGATGATGAGGGCTGGGCAGTTGGCGCCATCGGCAACGCACAGGACGGTGTTGGTGCCGGCACCACGCAGGGTCTGCCATGAGCGCCGGATGACAATGGGCCGTGTGAGCGTGATGGTGCCGGGTGGCAGGATGACAATCCCGCCGCCATCGGGCAGGGCGTCCAACGCCGCCTGGATTTCCGCGTCAGTGACGCCCGGCCGGAGCATGTGGAAGACACCCGGCGCGGTCGCCGCGAAAGCGGGCGCGCCGAGGATCAGCATCAGGCTGGTTGCGGCACGGGCGAGAGCCGCTTTGAACCTTGCCGTGGTTTTGCGCCGACTGAACTTCATGACACGCGCCCGAACCAACACGAGGTGCGCGTTCGATTTTTCCGGGCTCGAGGCAAAATTCGCCGGCGCCGGCCATTCGTCCAGAACTAATTTCCAGTTTAAGCCAAAATTCTTTCGCCGGGGAAAATCAATCCGCGTCCGTAGCGAAACGGAGGCCGGCCGCCAACCCAGGCGCTTAACCGAAGGGGGTGTTCACATGCGGCTCGGCGCCGGGCGCCGTTCGCACCGGCGGAGCGGCGGTCATCGTGGGAGGCTCGCTGGTTTCCGATGTCACACCGATTTTGGTGTAGTTCCAGTCCTTGGCCGCCTCGTCGAGGAAGACCACAATCATGCTTTGCAGGTGGCGCGCCTGTTGGCGGATGAACCATACCAAAGGCAGCACGCTGAACAACAGCAGCCAGCGCCAGGCCGTCCAGTTGTGGAGCAATCCCAGCAGCACGAGTTCGAAGGCGAGCACCGCCCAGAACACCATGCGCGCTTCCAGCGTCCAGCGGGGCAGGAGCCGGGCGCGCATAAGATGGCGCCCCTGGCTGTGGTCCTCCGTCACCGTCGTCAACTGCACGCTGTTCCAGTGGTTGCCGAACAGTTCGATGTCAAATTCGCTCCACCCGATGTCCGATTTGTTGGGCCAGTTCATTGCCTCCAGGCGGCGCACGAGGTCGGCCACGAATTGCACACGGTTGATGGGTTGCTCGCTCCAGTAACACGCCTCGTCCACGGGCGCCTTGTTATGCACCAGCGCGAGCGAATCGAGCGAGTGTTGCGGCGAGGGCGCTTTTTTTGGCGTCAACCGGCCTTGATACCGTGCCCAGCCCCTGACCATCGGCTGCAACAGAAACAATACGGCGACCAGTGGGCGCGACCACCAACGCAGTCTGTCGGGCGGAATGAAGGCTTGGGCGCCCGCGGCGGCGCAGAGGCCCGCCGGAATCAGCGTGGCCGCGATGGCCACTGGCATCAGGTGATTCAACGACACCGCCAGCACCCACAGCGGCAGCAGCACCAGCACGTGATACTCCAGCGTCGTGGCCAGCATCAGCGTGGAATCCGGGGCCGCGGCGTAGAGGGTTTGAAAGAATCCACTGCCGAACGTGCCGCGGTAAATGATGGGTGGCTGCACCAGCACGCCAAAACGCGCCGCGGAATAAATCCGCCCCCGCCACAGGCTGCCGCCGAAGGAGTTGAAGTATTCCGGGTGTTTCCGCACGAGCAGCGCCTCGGCCTCGCCGTAGCCGCGTTGCTGTCCCAGATAAGCCCCAATCGTCGAGCGCCGGTAGTGCCACACCAGCGCGGCCGGGCTAAAACCAATTTTGCAGCCCGCCTGCGCCAGCCGCCAGCAGATGTCCACATCGTCGCCCGCCTTGGTGAAGATGGGGTCAAATCCACCGATTTCATCGAGGGCATGCCGCCAGAATGCCATGTTGCAGCCGGGGATGTGCTCGGCCTGGCGATCGTTCAACATCACGTGCGCCGGACCACCGGGGGAAACCATCACCGCCGCGCCGACGGCCGAATCATCCGGCGGCAGAAAATTTGGCCCGCCCATCGCCGCGAATTCACGATTCAGCAAACCGCCGACGAGGTAATACAGCCAGTTCTCATCCACGCGGCAGTCCGAATCGGTGAAGGCCACGATTTCACCGGTCGAGGCCAGGATGCCCGTGTTGCGCGCGACTGACAGGCCGGCATTCCGGGCATGGCGCACGTAACGCAGATGCGGGAAATGCGCCAATGCGCCCGCCTTGTCCGAGAACATGGGATACGTGCTGCCCGGTGACGGATGCCCTTCGCCACCGTCGTTGATGCCCGTGAACACAATGCGCGCCGTCGCGTCCGTCGAGCCGTCGTCCACCAGAATGACTTCGTAGTTCGGATAGTTCAACCGCTCCAGGGAGTCGAGGCAGGCTTTGAGCGTGCGTTCGCCGTTGTAGCTCGCCACGACCACAGAAACCTTCGGCCATTGGGGCAGGGGAAAATACGGCGCCGCGGCAAACTTGTCCTTCACCACATGGAAGGACGGCTTCGGCCGGCGATCTGCCGTGGTCAGGCCCATCTGCCAGTCGTCCACCGGCCGGCCATCGCGCCACCAGTCGTCCGTGTAGCTGAACACAACCGCGCCGGCGAGCCCGGCCCGGAATGCGCCTTCGATGCTCCAGCCCAGAATCTCGCCCTGGCTTGCCTCGCCTTCGCGCAAGGAATCGATGCCGAATTCACCCAGCACGAGCGGCTTGGTGTCGGCGATCATTTGCAGGCGTGCGAGATAATTCCGGAACGGCTGCGGCTGGTGCAGATAGACGTTAAAGCAGACGAAATCGAGATTCTGCGGGCGCAGGAATTCTGTGGGTGGAAAATTGGCGAAGGTGCACAGGCACTCGGGATCCAAGGCCTTGGCCTCGACGACCAGCTTGTCAATGAACGCCGCCACCGCCTTGGCGCCGTGCCAGCGAACCACGTCGGTCGGGATTTCGTTGGCGATGCTGTAGGCGAAAATCGCCGGATGTCGCGCCCCCTCGATCACGGCGCGGCGGACGGCGTCCCGGGCGGCTTCTTGCTCGGCCGGGTCATTCAGAAAGCACAGGTGTTTGTTCCAGGGAATGTCCACCAACAGCTTCAAGTCATGCTGCTGGGCCAGATCGAGAATCCAGCGGGGCGGCACGTAATAGACGCGCACGACGTTCGCGCCCAGTTCGCGCAGGCGGATGAAATCCTGCGTGGTTTGTTCGACGGACGGCCACGGCTGGCCGGCCGCATTGGGCGCAAACGGCCCGTAAGCAACGCCCTTCACGAAGAACTTGGCCTTGCCGAGCCGGAAGAACTTGCCGTCTACGCGAACGCGTGGCGCCGTTTGACCTGCCGGAG
Proteins encoded in this region:
- a CDS encoding YcfL family protein, which codes for MNSKIVLLAAGAALAVTACQSTYDKGPYLPQNSQTPAYENTERVVLLDPGVQHSITCTGLQEGTTSDGRLEVTAQLRNRENRRIEVQVNCVFKDANGYTTGDETPFQTLLLTENATEQVKFTAMNTQARKYTVRVRQAR
- a CDS encoding glycosyltransferase; the encoded protein is MTPAGQTAPRVRVDGKFFRLGKAKFFVKGVAYGPFAPNAAGQPWPSVEQTTQDFIRLRELGANVVRVYYVPPRWILDLAQQHDLKLLVDIPWNKHLCFLNDPAEQEAARDAVRRAVIEGARHPAIFAYSIANEIPTDVVRWHGAKAVAAFIDKLVVEAKALDPECLCTFANFPPTEFLRPQNLDFVCFNVYLHQPQPFRNYLARLQMIADTKPLVLGEFGIDSLREGEASQGEILGWSIEGAFRAGLAGAVVFSYTDDWWRDGRPVDDWQMGLTTADRRPKPSFHVVKDKFAAAPYFPLPQWPKVSVVVASYNGERTLKACLDSLERLNYPNYEVILVDDGSTDATARIVFTGINDGGEGHPSPGSTYPMFSDKAGALAHFPHLRYVRHARNAGLSVARNTGILASTGEIVAFTDSDCRVDENWLYYLVGGLLNREFAAMGGPNFLPPDDSAVGAAVMVSPGGPAHVMLNDRQAEHIPGCNMAFWRHALDEIGGFDPIFTKAGDDVDICWRLAQAGCKIGFSPAALVWHYRRSTIGAYLGQQRGYGEAEALLVRKHPEYFNSFGGSLWRGRIYSAARFGVLVQPPIIYRGTFGSGFFQTLYAAAPDSTLMLATTLEYHVLVLLPLWVLAVSLNHLMPVAIAATLIPAGLCAAAGAQAFIPPDRLRWWSRPLVAVLFLLQPMVRGWARYQGRLTPKKAPSPQHSLDSLALVHNKAPVDEACYWSEQPINRVQFVADLVRRLEAMNWPNKSDIGWSEFDIELFGNHWNSVQLTTVTEDHSQGRHLMRARLLPRWTLEARMVFWAVLAFELVLLGLLHNWTAWRWLLLFSVLPLVWFIRQQARHLQSMIVVFLDEAAKDWNYTKIGVTSETSEPPTMTAAPPVRTAPGAEPHVNTPFG
- a CDS encoding right-handed parallel beta-helix repeat-containing protein, yielding MKFSRRKTTARFKAALARAATSLMLILGAPAFAATAPGVFHMLRPGVTDAEIQAALDALPDGGGIVILPPGTITLTRPIVIRRSWQTLRGAGTNTVLCVADGANCPALIIGEPVNHPGHDVTHVAVESLFIDGNRHAQQRELWREHGEGSEIRNNGITVQRVRDSVIENVVTARCRSGGLVTTLGVQGLVVRGLESFDNQYDGLACYATTASEFVDLNLHDNPCAGISLDWNFSGNTVSNAVLNDNDLGIFMRDSRGNRFFNVAIHKSRNHGVFMAQTETAQWTACVNNSFTNLQATNCGGAAFRVNDASCRNNVITSARFENNQHGDLSLARPKLIVLQ
- a CDS encoding tetratricopeptide repeat protein, producing the protein MFIPLLLGAGCATTPPPLPLTGDVFRDAPLAIEKGPARDRVLWQYRLALADLRHGRFEDAKRVLDDALLTLGGIYGKDVNARKARGYFHAESKKTFIGEPYERVMAYYYRGILYWRAGELDNARACFRSAEFEDSDAQSGEYKCDYTLLDYLDGFATTKLGGDGSDAFQRAEKNSRGAKPPPYDAKVNTLVFLDFGPGPTKYATGEYAQELRFRTPVSPLQAAQLQLDGQIVNVKPADDLNFQATTRGGRVMDHVLANKAVFKSTTDTIGDAAIVSGAVLAAGGHRQNNAADEVGAGLLIAGLLSKVVSAATTPEADTRMWDGLPQFLALGQFRLTPGQHTLDVSFLDAAGVAQPKFNKQITFTVPEGRDAVVYVSDQSTTPQTQ